One Candidatus Schekmanbacteria bacterium DNA segment encodes these proteins:
- a CDS encoding aminopeptidase P family protein: MKDNTAKRIRKVKDFLRKNNIQAILVTNLINIRYISGFTGTTASMIVTQNKSFFITDFRYIEQSEKEVACSKILEFRSSVEGAADVCKKEKIKKLAVEEGNLTLSLFNNLKKILSSVKLVPVSGIIEKLRSIKDEEEINLIRDAIIISNKSLAQTMAVLKAGISERDVAVELEYRLKKLGAEKMAFDFIVASGYRSALPHGVAGNKKIKQGDIITIDFGCVYKGYHSDITRTFCLGKASAEKLKIYNLVFKAQSAALRGAKSGMTCGELDAYARDVFAKENMGKYFGHGLGHGVGLDIHEEPAVTKGITQKIEEGMVLTIEPGLYIPGKFGVRIEDMVLIKKEGAEVLTKQIKKIFEL; this comes from the coding sequence GTGAAGGACAATACAGCTAAACGAATAAGAAAAGTAAAAGATTTCTTAAGAAAAAATAATATTCAGGCAATCCTGGTAACAAACCTCATTAACATCCGTTATATATCCGGTTTTACAGGTACTACCGCTTCAATGATAGTTACGCAGAATAAATCGTTTTTCATTACAGATTTCAGGTATATCGAACAGTCTGAAAAAGAGGTGGCTTGTTCAAAAATACTCGAATTCAGGTCTTCTGTTGAAGGTGCTGCGGATGTCTGCAAAAAGGAAAAAATAAAAAAATTAGCAGTAGAAGAGGGGAACCTCACACTCAGTCTCTTTAACAATCTTAAAAAAATTCTAAGCAGCGTAAAGCTCGTGCCTGTTTCCGGAATTATTGAAAAATTACGTTCCATAAAGGATGAAGAGGAAATAAACCTGATCAGGGATGCAATAATTATTTCAAACAAAAGTTTAGCCCAGACAATGGCTGTTTTAAAGGCCGGGATAAGTGAGCGGGATGTAGCAGTTGAGCTAGAGTACAGGCTTAAAAAACTTGGTGCGGAGAAAATGGCTTTCGACTTTATAGTGGCATCAGGATATAGGTCGGCTCTTCCTCATGGTGTAGCGGGAAACAAAAAAATAAAGCAGGGTGATATCATAACCATAGATTTTGGCTGTGTCTATAAAGGCTACCATTCAGATATAACAAGGACATTCTGCCTCGGAAAAGCATCAGCCGAAAAACTTAAGATTTACAACCTTGTATTCAAAGCTCAGTCTGCTGCATTAAGGGGGGCAAAAAGCGGTATGACATGCGGAGAGCTTGATGCTTATGCAAGGGATGTTTTCGCAAAAGAAAATATGGGAAAATACTTCGGGCATGGTCTAGGTCATGGAGTAGGTCTTGATATCCACGAAGAACCGGCAGTAACAAAAGGGATAACACAGAAGATAGAAGAGGGGATGGTATTAACCATAGAACCAGGTTTATATATCCCCGGGAAATTCGGTGTGCGCATAGAGGACATGGTGCTCATAAAAAAAGAAGGAGCAGAAGTCCTCACAAAACAAATCAAAAAAATCTTTGAGTTGTAA
- the cadA gene encoding cadmium-translocating P-type ATPase, with protein sequence MSSIKTNSKHIEVVTNPISASDCSRCENRLREKLHTIRGIDELSFLKDTSQVKISYDPNLIQVDTIREIVKKEGAQIDSRFRHEDLELTGLDCPDCASKVEKSINNMKGIEWCSVNYATSKMFVEFMGDTVSLSEITSAVHSFGYDIRDAGTSTTDRKMVFNIRGMDCADCAAKLEKQMNNLDGVHEVWVDFNLSRMTVKYKELPGMIDRIIHLVDKAGYSAILLNEDTGKSLSIISWIKKDRKAISTSICGLFILLGYMGRFTPYNMLEYIFFGLAMLAGGFYTARAGFTALRYKTIDMNFLMSIAVAGAVAIGEWEEAAMVVFLFSLGNVLQNYTMDKTRNSLKFLMDLSPKEARIKKRETIISVPVANVNIADIMIVLPGEKIAMDGIVTSGESEVNQAPITGESIPVVKIEGNEVFAGTINGSGMMEVRITKLYEETTLSKIIHLVEEAQAQKAPSQLFVDKFAKYYTPAVIITATLIVALPVLLFGGSFNDWFYKGLMLLVISCPCALVISTPVSIVSAIGNASRNGVLIKGGAYLEEAGKINVVAFDKTGTLTKGHAGITDIIGLNGLSETEVLQYAASIEQRSEHPIGRIIKMEADVMGLTLFRVSKSKSLTGKGVESEINGKLYYVGSHRLADETGIEHTRSEEELMEELESSGKTVLLVADQKKLIGIIALRDMIREESRHAIAELKSAGIKRIIMLTGDNRKTAEVVAKDLGIDEFRAQLLPEDKVDAVKELRALYGNIAMVGEGINDAPALAASDVAIALGVAGTDTALETADIALMSDDMSNIPFTLKLSRKALGIIKGNIAFSLIVKAAFFVLVFSGLSNLWMAVLADTGTSLIVIANGMRLLRFGSKRKNISELEHAHSHESEETCGCGQDHDHEHDEDEHEHMEASACGCGHDHHEHHEEHDHEDEHTHKEYWEEDEHKDAHYSECGCGHDHEHGHKH encoded by the coding sequence ATGTCATCCATTAAAACAAATTCAAAACATATAGAAGTAGTTACTAACCCAATTTCTGCATCTGACTGTTCACGCTGCGAAAATCGCTTAAGAGAGAAACTTCATACAATCCGGGGTATCGATGAGCTGAGTTTTCTTAAAGACACCTCCCAGGTAAAAATATCGTATGATCCAAATCTGATTCAGGTGGATACCATAAGAGAGATTGTAAAGAAAGAAGGAGCTCAAATTGACAGCCGTTTCAGGCACGAAGACCTTGAGCTCACTGGTCTTGACTGCCCGGACTGCGCCTCAAAGGTTGAAAAATCCATAAACAACATGAAGGGCATTGAGTGGTGTTCGGTAAATTATGCAACCTCGAAAATGTTCGTCGAATTTATGGGCGACACTGTGTCACTTTCAGAGATAACAAGCGCTGTACATTCCTTCGGTTATGACATACGTGATGCCGGCACTTCAACAACAGACAGGAAGATGGTTTTCAATATAAGAGGCATGGACTGTGCTGATTGTGCGGCAAAGCTTGAAAAGCAGATGAACAATCTTGACGGAGTGCATGAAGTCTGGGTTGATTTCAATCTTTCCAGAATGACGGTAAAATATAAGGAACTGCCTGGAATGATAGACAGGATAATACATCTTGTCGACAAAGCCGGCTATTCGGCAATTCTGCTAAACGAAGACACCGGAAAGAGCCTTTCCATAATCTCATGGATTAAAAAAGACCGGAAAGCAATATCCACCTCAATCTGCGGGCTCTTCATTCTTCTTGGATATATGGGACGGTTCACTCCTTATAATATGCTTGAGTATATTTTCTTCGGCCTTGCAATGCTGGCAGGCGGCTTTTATACCGCAAGGGCAGGATTCACCGCTTTAAGATATAAAACAATTGATATGAACTTTCTGATGTCTATCGCTGTTGCAGGTGCTGTAGCCATAGGTGAATGGGAAGAAGCCGCAATGGTAGTTTTTCTCTTCTCTCTTGGTAATGTCCTTCAAAACTACACAATGGATAAGACCAGAAACTCCCTTAAATTCCTGATGGATCTTTCTCCAAAGGAGGCAAGAATCAAAAAGAGAGAAACCATAATCTCTGTTCCGGTTGCGAACGTGAACATAGCGGACATCATGATAGTACTGCCGGGAGAAAAAATCGCCATGGACGGAATAGTAACCTCAGGGGAATCAGAAGTAAATCAAGCCCCAATTACAGGTGAATCCATTCCGGTTGTTAAGATTGAGGGGAACGAGGTTTTTGCAGGAACAATAAACGGCTCTGGAATGATGGAGGTAAGAATTACCAAACTATATGAAGAGACAACTCTTTCAAAAATAATTCACCTTGTAGAAGAGGCACAGGCTCAAAAAGCCCCATCCCAGCTTTTTGTAGATAAATTCGCAAAATATTATACGCCTGCTGTTATAATAACAGCTACCCTCATAGTCGCCTTGCCAGTATTGTTATTTGGTGGTTCATTTAATGACTGGTTTTATAAAGGATTGATGCTGCTTGTCATATCCTGCCCCTGCGCCCTTGTGATTTCAACACCTGTATCCATTGTATCCGCAATAGGAAATGCATCACGCAACGGAGTTCTTATCAAAGGTGGCGCATACCTCGAGGAAGCAGGGAAAATAAATGTCGTGGCTTTTGACAAGACCGGCACCCTTACAAAAGGACATGCCGGGATTACTGATATAATAGGTCTTAACGGATTAAGTGAAACTGAAGTCCTTCAGTATGCTGCATCAATTGAACAGCGCTCAGAGCATCCCATAGGCAGGATAATAAAGATGGAAGCAGATGTAATGGGATTGACACTTTTCCGCGTATCAAAATCAAAGTCGCTCACAGGAAAAGGAGTTGAATCTGAGATAAACGGAAAACTTTACTATGTCGGAAGCCATCGCCTTGCAGACGAGACAGGGATTGAGCACACAAGAAGCGAAGAAGAGCTCATGGAAGAACTTGAATCGAGCGGGAAAACTGTGCTTCTCGTTGCTGACCAGAAAAAACTCATCGGGATAATTGCTCTTCGTGACATGATAAGGGAAGAAAGCAGACATGCGATTGCAGAACTTAAATCAGCAGGGATTAAAAGAATTATAATGCTTACCGGGGATAACCGGAAAACTGCAGAAGTCGTTGCAAAAGATCTCGGCATAGATGAATTCAGGGCACAGCTTCTTCCGGAAGACAAAGTAGATGCTGTAAAAGAGCTTAGAGCCCTGTACGGCAATATTGCTATGGTAGGAGAAGGGATAAATGATGCACCTGCACTTGCCGCATCTGATGTTGCAATAGCTTTGGGCGTTGCTGGGACTGATACTGCACTTGAGACAGCAGACATAGCGCTCATGTCCGATGATATGTCAAACATTCCCTTTACGCTCAAACTCAGCAGAAAAGCTCTTGGTATAATAAAAGGTAACATAGCTTTTTCCCTTATTGTAAAGGCGGCATTCTTTGTTCTTGTATTCTCAGGGCTTTCAAATCTCTGGATGGCCGTGCTTGCAGACACAGGGACATCACTTATAGTTATCGCTAACGGTATGAGGCTTCTGAGATTTGGTTCAAAAAGAAAGAACATCTCCGAGCTTGAACATGCCCATTCACATGAAAGCGAAGAGACTTGCGGATGCGGGCAGGACCACGATCATGAACATGATGAAGATGAACACGAACATATGGAAGCGTCAGCATGCGGTTGCGGACATGACCATCACGAACATCATGAAGAGCATGACCACGAAGATGAACATACTCATAAAGAATATTGGGAAGAGGATGAGCACAAAGATGCTCATTATTCAGAGTGCGGATGTGGACATGACCACGAACACGGGCATAAGCATTAA
- the uppP gene encoding undecaprenyl-diphosphatase UppP has product MGLIHSIILGMIQGLGEFLPISSSGHLVVIPQILRWEDQGLAFDVALHIGTLFAVIYYFRQEIAKLIFSFAEGIFSFSPFSDKDSRFCWYILAATVPGAVAGYLLEKQVETVFRNPAIVATTMILLGIILFYADRKTKVSTMLNEISFGTAMIIGLSQALAVIPGVSRSGITISMALLLNMKRDDAARFSFLLSIPIIGGAGLLEIKELFRTGFSSDILTGMASAAIFGFLSIKYLLAYVRTKNYLPFVWYRFLFGAIVLGWIFLSR; this is encoded by the coding sequence ATGGGACTTATACACTCCATAATACTGGGAATGATTCAGGGGTTAGGGGAATTCCTGCCTATATCAAGCTCAGGACATCTTGTCGTAATCCCTCAGATATTGAGATGGGAAGACCAGGGATTAGCGTTTGATGTTGCATTACATATTGGGACATTGTTTGCAGTTATTTATTATTTCAGGCAGGAAATAGCAAAATTAATCTTTTCCTTTGCTGAAGGAATATTCAGTTTTAGTCCTTTCTCAGACAAAGACAGCCGCTTTTGCTGGTATATATTAGCTGCCACAGTCCCGGGTGCAGTTGCAGGATACCTTCTCGAAAAGCAGGTTGAGACAGTCTTTAGAAACCCGGCAATTGTCGCAACCACCATGATATTACTTGGAATCATTCTTTTTTACGCTGACAGAAAGACAAAAGTTTCAACCATGCTTAACGAGATTTCCTTTGGAACTGCTATGATAATAGGTTTATCTCAGGCATTAGCTGTAATCCCCGGAGTTTCAAGGTCAGGCATTACTATATCAATGGCACTTCTTCTTAATATGAAAAGAGATGACGCAGCAAGGTTTTCATTTCTTCTTTCTATCCCCATTATTGGAGGAGCAGGTCTGCTTGAAATAAAGGAACTTTTCAGGACAGGATTTTCATCAGACATTTTAACAGGAATGGCTTCTGCTGCAATTTTCGGATTTTTGAGCATCAAATATCTGCTCGCATATGTGCGGACTAAAAACTATCTCCCATTTGTCTGGTACCGTTTTTTGTTTGGAGCAATCGTACTGGGATGGATTTTCCTTTCCAGATGA
- the aroQ gene encoding type II 3-dehydroquinate dehydratase has translation MPTVLIINGPNLNMLGIREPEVYGKATLASINQSLENIAKKAGIDIKFFQSNYEGEIIDIIHRSYKKVELIIINPGGLTHTSISIRDAFLSTSIPVIEVHLSNIYAREEFRRKSMLSDIAIGTISGFGSKSYIFALMAAIDYLKGNSKQKR, from the coding sequence ATGCCTACTGTGCTCATAATCAATGGCCCCAATCTCAACATGCTTGGTATACGCGAGCCTGAAGTTTATGGAAAGGCAACCCTTGCTTCAATAAACCAGAGCCTGGAAAATATTGCAAAAAAAGCTGGAATCGATATCAAATTTTTCCAGTCGAATTATGAAGGCGAAATAATTGATATAATCCACAGATCATACAAAAAGGTTGAGCTTATCATTATAAATCCGGGCGGGCTTACGCATACATCAATAAGTATAAGGGATGCTTTCCTTTCAACAAGCATTCCGGTAATAGAAGTACATCTTTCAAACATCTATGCCCGTGAAGAATTCCGCCGCAAATCTATGCTTTCCGACATAGCGATAGGGACTATATCAGGCTTCGGAAGCAAAAGCTATATCTTTGCTCTCATGGCAGCCATTGATTACCTAAAAGGCAACAGCAAGCAGAAGAGATAA
- a CDS encoding acyltransferase: MAIQELKLDKEVQQKKALRYIEIDKKIGNIFDNFLADLESRISRGKEDPNIICRDTLLDLYLGKEYNYDEIIESSKASLALKTSVANFDSRNITFEAEYYDNIDEKKFHAVKPYIWLWMMFDRSPAGRNLHLGFPMRRLLAKKIFKKCGKNFKAFQDIELSFGYNISVGDNVVVHRKVLLDDRGEIIIEDGASISDYVNIYSHSHSIFDAGDVTLGKTIIHKGSRLTYHSTVLSGVRVGQDSMVGAMGLVTRDVRNYHINVGIPAKSVRVKEGVCLDICTDKTCKTKGKPHSKH; the protein is encoded by the coding sequence ATGGCTATACAAGAATTAAAACTAGACAAAGAAGTACAGCAGAAGAAGGCTTTAAGATACATTGAAATTGACAAGAAAATAGGAAATATCTTTGACAACTTTCTGGCTGATCTTGAGTCGAGGATATCCAGGGGAAAAGAAGACCCAAACATAATTTGCAGGGACACTCTCCTGGACCTCTATCTTGGGAAAGAATACAACTACGATGAAATAATAGAAAGCAGCAAAGCCTCTTTAGCTCTTAAAACCTCAGTTGCAAACTTCGATTCAAGAAATATAACATTCGAAGCTGAATATTATGACAATATTGATGAAAAGAAATTCCATGCCGTAAAACCATACATATGGCTATGGATGATGTTTGACCGCTCGCCTGCCGGCAGGAACCTTCATCTCGGATTTCCAATGAGAAGACTGCTTGCAAAAAAGATATTCAAAAAGTGCGGAAAAAACTTTAAAGCCTTTCAGGACATAGAACTTTCCTTTGGATATAACATTTCAGTCGGCGACAACGTAGTAGTACACAGGAAAGTGCTCCTCGATGACAGGGGAGAAATCATAATAGAAGACGGCGCATCAATATCGGATTATGTCAACATCTACTCCCACTCGCATTCCATATTTGATGCAGGCGATGTGACTTTAGGGAAAACCATTATCCACAAGGGATCAAGACTTACATACCACTCCACAGTTTTATCAGGTGTACGTGTCGGGCAGGATTCAATGGTAGGCGCAATGGGTCTTGTGACAAGGGATGTGCGTAACTACCATATCAATGTCGGAATCCCTGCAAAGAGCGTTCGTGTGAAAGAAGGAGTCTGTCTGGATATATGCACTGACAAGACGTGCAAGACAAAGGGAAAACCGCACTCAAAGCATTAA
- the cysK gene encoding cysteine synthase A yields the protein MLNIKENIAQLIGNTPLVKLQRVTKGIDADVIVKLESFNPFNSVKDRIGVSMIEAAEKANLIDKDTVIVEGTSGNTGIGLAFVCAAKGYKLILTMPDSMSIERRMLLKALGAEIILTPGAEGMRRAVAEAEEVAKRYKKSFIPRQFDNSANPEIHYKTTGPEIWRDTDGMIDILVAGVGTGGTLTGTGKYLREKKPDIYIVAVEPKGSPVLSGGKPGAHKLQGIGAGFVPTILDTKIYNEVYTARLKSSVDMARRLAKEEGIFVGISSGAIACAALEIAGRKENRKKRIVAILPDFGERYLSTFLFKEEEPLPQE from the coding sequence ATGCTTAACATTAAAGAAAACATAGCCCAGCTCATTGGCAATACTCCATTAGTGAAACTACAGAGAGTCACAAAGGGAATAGACGCAGATGTTATCGTAAAGCTTGAAAGCTTTAATCCCTTTAACAGCGTCAAAGACCGGATTGGCGTCAGCATGATTGAAGCCGCCGAGAAAGCAAACTTAATTGATAAAGATACAGTTATAGTTGAAGGTACTAGCGGGAATACAGGAATCGGACTTGCATTCGTATGCGCAGCAAAAGGATATAAATTGATACTTACGATGCCTGATTCCATGTCGATTGAAAGAAGGATGCTGCTTAAGGCATTGGGGGCTGAGATAATACTTACGCCCGGCGCAGAAGGGATGAGAAGGGCTGTGGCAGAAGCAGAGGAAGTTGCGAAAAGATATAAAAAATCTTTTATTCCACGCCAGTTTGACAACTCTGCAAACCCGGAGATCCATTACAAGACTACCGGCCCTGAAATATGGCGTGATACTGACGGGATGATAGACATACTCGTCGCAGGTGTGGGAACGGGAGGAACACTTACCGGTACAGGGAAATATTTACGGGAAAAAAAGCCGGATATTTATATTGTTGCAGTTGAGCCAAAGGGCTCTCCAGTACTTTCCGGAGGAAAACCAGGTGCACACAAGTTACAGGGGATAGGCGCAGGGTTTGTACCCACAATCCTCGATACCAAGATTTACAATGAAGTTTACACTGCAAGGCTTAAAAGTTCCGTTGATATGGCAAGAAGGCTCGCAAAAGAGGAAGGCATTTTCGTAGGAATATCGTCCGGAGCCATTGCGTGTGCCGCACTTGAAATTGCAGGAAGAAAAGAAAACAGAAAAAAGAGAATAGTGGCAATACTTCCTGATTTCGGAGAAAGATACCTTTCAACGTTCCTGTTCAAAGAGGAAGAACCTCTGCCGCAAGAGTAA
- a CDS encoding M20 family metallopeptidase: MEIKKELIKCADELGKQLIALSGKIHNAPELGFEEYKAVEWLTGFLKKNGFAVKKGICNLPTAFSATFETGKPGIKKPSIAFIAEYDSLPGIGHGCGHNIIGPASCGAAIVLKKIISKHGISAKIHVIGTPAEEGGGGKVHLIKRGAFAGIDAAMMIHPDIKTRVRSDFLANKQVRFHFYGKAAHAAASPHEGINALDAVILTFNSINAMRQQLTPDIRIHGVITDGGVRPNVIPDYCSCWFYVRSKEKKDISVIFNKVKNCASAAAKATGCRFKAEEGEVTYFPMKHNPAMENLFRKNLEIIGEPENLTDIRGAGSSDIGNLSHVVPTIHADIKIGDGLKGIHTEEFCKAAISKSGNKGLIRGASLLAMTGYDLLSNPQNLNKVKLEFRKY; the protein is encoded by the coding sequence ATGGAAATAAAAAAAGAGCTGATTAAGTGTGCTGATGAATTAGGAAAACAGCTTATTGCATTGAGCGGCAAGATTCATAATGCTCCTGAGCTTGGATTTGAGGAATATAAAGCAGTCGAATGGCTTACAGGTTTTCTTAAAAAAAATGGATTTGCCGTAAAAAAAGGGATCTGCAATCTTCCGACAGCCTTTTCCGCAACATTCGAAACCGGAAAACCGGGAATTAAAAAACCTTCAATAGCATTTATTGCTGAATATGATTCTCTGCCGGGAATAGGTCATGGCTGCGGTCATAACATAATAGGTCCTGCAAGCTGCGGTGCTGCCATCGTATTAAAAAAGATCATCTCAAAACATGGTATCAGCGCAAAGATTCATGTAATAGGAACACCTGCAGAAGAAGGGGGCGGCGGAAAAGTTCATTTGATTAAACGGGGAGCTTTTGCCGGGATTGATGCAGCCATGATGATTCATCCTGATATTAAGACCCGCGTTCGGAGCGATTTTTTAGCCAACAAACAGGTGCGATTCCATTTCTATGGCAAAGCCGCGCATGCTGCGGCATCTCCTCATGAAGGAATAAATGCACTTGATGCAGTTATTCTCACATTTAACAGTATCAATGCAATGAGGCAGCAGCTTACACCGGATATAAGGATTCACGGGGTAATTACAGACGGAGGTGTGAGGCCAAATGTTATCCCTGATTACTGCTCATGCTGGTTTTATGTACGGTCAAAAGAAAAAAAAGATATTTCTGTTATCTTCAATAAGGTAAAAAATTGCGCATCCGCGGCGGCAAAGGCCACTGGATGCCGGTTTAAAGCGGAAGAAGGAGAAGTAACATATTTTCCAATGAAGCATAACCCTGCCATGGAAAACCTCTTCAGGAAAAATCTTGAAATAATAGGAGAACCTGAAAATCTAACAGACATCAGGGGGGCAGGCTCGTCAGACATAGGAAATCTAAGCCATGTAGTCCCCACTATACATGCTGACATCAAAATAGGAGATGGACTTAAGGGAATCCATACGGAGGAGTTTTGCAAAGCTGCCATCTCAAAATCAGGAAATAAAGGTTTAATAAGAGGAGCCTCTCTTCTTGCAATGACAGGATACGACCTTCTGTCAAATCCCCAAAACTTGAATAAAGTAAAATTGGAATTCAGAAAATATTAA
- a CDS encoding aldo/keto reductase, producing MDELIPIKKIFGNTGREVTRVGLGGEGVLRTQGRKSEARDVVKEAIAQGITYFDSAQAYEDSEIYLGSVWGASPETRVNIFQASKSASRDKKGALKDLENSLKRLQTSYLDLWQIHDVRTKEDLEEISGKGGALEAFLQARNAGKVRFIGVTGHHDPAILTKAVTDWPVDAVMMPVNPVEGILGGFLTSTLDAAKTKGIAVIGMKVLGASHYLSAKLNVTAELLIRYALSHEITVVIVGCSNINEVKTLAKEGSASNPLSEEEIVHLNDIFKPETKRLAFYRGMV from the coding sequence ATGGATGAATTAATCCCAATAAAAAAGATATTTGGAAATACGGGAAGAGAAGTCACCCGGGTAGGCTTAGGAGGAGAAGGAGTCCTTCGCACACAAGGCAGAAAATCCGAGGCTCGTGATGTTGTAAAAGAAGCGATAGCTCAGGGGATTACATATTTTGATTCAGCCCAGGCTTATGAAGACAGTGAGATTTATCTTGGCTCCGTATGGGGCGCATCGCCGGAAACACGGGTTAATATTTTTCAGGCAAGCAAATCTGCTTCAAGGGATAAAAAGGGTGCGCTAAAAGATCTTGAAAACAGCCTTAAACGACTTCAGACTTCCTACCTTGATCTCTGGCAGATCCATGATGTAAGAACCAAAGAGGATTTGGAGGAAATCTCAGGGAAAGGGGGCGCACTTGAAGCTTTCTTACAGGCAAGGAACGCAGGCAAGGTGCGCTTCATAGGTGTTACAGGACATCATGACCCGGCAATACTTACTAAAGCAGTGACTGACTGGCCTGTAGATGCAGTCATGATGCCTGTTAATCCGGTTGAAGGTATATTGGGCGGTTTTTTGACTTCAACATTGGATGCAGCCAAAACTAAAGGAATTGCTGTAATAGGGATGAAAGTACTTGGGGCATCGCATTACCTCTCTGCCAAGCTTAATGTAACTGCCGAACTTCTTATCAGGTATGCTCTTTCGCATGAAATTACAGTGGTGATTGTGGGATGTTCCAATATCAACGAGGTTAAAACTCTTGCGAAAGAAGGGAGCGCTTCCAATCCGCTGTCAGAGGAAGAAATAGTTCATCTTAATGACATATTTAAGCCTGAAACAAAACGACTCGCCTTCTACCGTGGTATGGTATAA